A window from Bos mutus isolate GX-2022 chromosome 1, NWIPB_WYAK_1.1, whole genome shotgun sequence encodes these proteins:
- the POFUT2 gene encoding GDP-fucose protein O-fucosyltransferase 2 isoform X1, which yields MAALAVVFLLLWAASWPSASAFGEEFWPGQSAADILSGAASRRRYLLYDVNPPEGFNLRRDVYIRIASLLKTLLKTEEWVLVLPPWGRLYHWQSPDIHQVRIPWSDFFDLPSLNRNIPVIEYEQFIAESGGPFIDQVYILQGYAEGWKEGAWEEKIDSRPCIEPPLYSQDKHEYYRGWFWGYEETRGLNVSCLSVQGSASVIAPVLLRNTSARSVMLDRAENLLHDHYGGKEYWDTRRSMVFARHLRAVGDEFRSRYLNSTDVADGIPFEEDWTRMKSWRSCGGCCLRWCGSNPRGRSWSSTRMGAWPSWTSGSVRTPGFLSAHQSPRSPFEFTRRGRSWAWTPRQHTTGSAGTRRRRVSSPLIGGLHTEPTRLPEDTCPLPDLRLWTPRSGAVHRLGPVVCLSAGTSASPGLGLLSLGIHLEARVCSQRGPGDAAEVLTCPY from the exons ATGGCGGCGCTTGCCGTCGTCTTCCTGCTGCTCTGGGCGGCATCCTGGCCGTCGGCCTCGGCCTTCGGCGAAGAGTTCTGGCCTGGCCAGTCGGCAGCCGACATCCTGTCGGGGGCGGCGTCCCGCAGACG GTACCTTCTGTACGATGTCAATCCCCCCGAGGGCTTCAACCTCCGCAGAGATGTCTACATCCGCATCGCCTCCCTCCTGAAGACTCTGCTGAAGACGGAGGAGTGGGTGCTGGTGCTGCCCCCCTGGGGCCGCCTCTACCACTGGCAGAGCCCTGACATTCACCAGGTCCGGATTCCCTGGTCTGACTTCTTTGACCTTCCAAGTCTCAACAGAAACATCCCCGTCATTGAGTATGAGCAGTTCATCGCAG AGTCTGGCGGGCCCTTCATCGACCAGGTCTACATCCTGCAAGGCTACGCGGAAGGCTGGAAGGAGGGGGCCTGGGAAGAGAAGATTGACAGCCGGCCCTGCATCGAGCCACCGCTGTACTCTCAGGACAAGCACGAGTATTACAG AGGATGGTTTTGGGGTTACGAAGAGACGAGGGGTTTAAACGtttcctgtctgtctgtccaggGATCGGCCTCCGTCATCGCGCCTGTACTATTGAGAAACACGTCTGCACG GTCTGTGATGTTGGACCGAGCCGAGAACCTCCTCCACGACCACTACGGCGGGAAGGAATATTGGGAC ACCCGGCGCAGCATGGTGTTCGCCAGGCACCTGCGGGCAGTAGGGGACGAGTTCAGGAGCAGGTACCTCAACTCCACGGACGTGGCCGATGGAATCCCCTTTGAGGAGGACTGGACCCGGATGAAG agctggaggagttgcGGAGGCTGCTGCCTGAGATGGTGCGGTTCGAACCCACGTGGGAGGAGCTGGAGCTCTACAAGGATGGGGGCGTGGCCATCGTGGACCAGTGGATCTGTGCGCACGCCCG GTTTTTTATCGGCACATCAGTCTCCACGTTCTCCTTTCGAATTCACGAGGAGAGGGAGATCCTGGGCTTGGACCCCAAGACAACATACAACCGGTTCTGCGGGGACGAGGAGAAGGCGTGTGAGCAGCCCACTCATTGGAGGATTGCATACTGAGCCCACACGGCTGCCCGAGGACACGTGTCCCCTCCCGGACCTCAGGCTGTGGACCCCGCGGAGCGGTGCTGTGCACCGCCTCGGCCCGGTTGTCTGTCTCTCAGCCGGCACCTCTGCATCCCCAGGACTTGGGTTGCTTTCACTTGGGATCCATCTGGAAGCGCGCGTCTGCAGCCAGCGAGGCCCCGGTGATGCCGCGGAGGTTCTGACTTGTCCCTACTGA
- the POFUT2 gene encoding GDP-fucose protein O-fucosyltransferase 2 isoform X2, which produces MAALAVVFLLLWAASWPSASAFGEEFWPGQSAADILSGAASRRRYLLYDVNPPEGFNLRRDVYIRIASLLKTLLKTEEWVLVLPPWGRLYHWQSPDIHQVRIPWSDFFDLPSLNRNIPVIEYEQFIAESGGPFIDQVYILQGYAEGWKEGAWEEKIDSRPCIEPPLYSQDKHEYYRGWFWGYEETRGLNVSCLSVQGSASVIAPVLLRNTSARSVMLDRAENLLHDHYGGKEYWDTRRSMVFARHLRAVGDEFRSRYLNSTDVADGIPFEEDWTRMKVKLGSSLGGPYLGVHLRRKDFIWGHREDVPSLDGAVRKIRSLMKAHQLDKVFVATDAVRKELEELRRLLPEMVRFEPTWEELELYKDGGVAIVDQWICAHARFFIGTSVSTFSFRIHEEREILGLDPKTTYNRFCGDEEKACEQPTHWRIAY; this is translated from the exons ATGGCGGCGCTTGCCGTCGTCTTCCTGCTGCTCTGGGCGGCATCCTGGCCGTCGGCCTCGGCCTTCGGCGAAGAGTTCTGGCCTGGCCAGTCGGCAGCCGACATCCTGTCGGGGGCGGCGTCCCGCAGACG GTACCTTCTGTACGATGTCAATCCCCCCGAGGGCTTCAACCTCCGCAGAGATGTCTACATCCGCATCGCCTCCCTCCTGAAGACTCTGCTGAAGACGGAGGAGTGGGTGCTGGTGCTGCCCCCCTGGGGCCGCCTCTACCACTGGCAGAGCCCTGACATTCACCAGGTCCGGATTCCCTGGTCTGACTTCTTTGACCTTCCAAGTCTCAACAGAAACATCCCCGTCATTGAGTATGAGCAGTTCATCGCAG AGTCTGGCGGGCCCTTCATCGACCAGGTCTACATCCTGCAAGGCTACGCGGAAGGCTGGAAGGAGGGGGCCTGGGAAGAGAAGATTGACAGCCGGCCCTGCATCGAGCCACCGCTGTACTCTCAGGACAAGCACGAGTATTACAG AGGATGGTTTTGGGGTTACGAAGAGACGAGGGGTTTAAACGtttcctgtctgtctgtccaggGATCGGCCTCCGTCATCGCGCCTGTACTATTGAGAAACACGTCTGCACG GTCTGTGATGTTGGACCGAGCCGAGAACCTCCTCCACGACCACTACGGCGGGAAGGAATATTGGGAC ACCCGGCGCAGCATGGTGTTCGCCAGGCACCTGCGGGCAGTAGGGGACGAGTTCAGGAGCAGGTACCTCAACTCCACGGACGTGGCCGATGGAATCCCCTTTGAGGAGGACTGGACCCGGATGAAG GTCAAGCTGGGCTCCTCGCTGGGGGGCCCATACCTGGGCGTCCACCTGAGGAGGAAAGACTTCATCTGGGGGCACAGGGAGGACGTGCCCAGCCTGGACGGGGCCGTGCGGAAGATCCGCAGCCTCATGAAGGCCCACCAGCTGGACAAGGTGTTCGTGGCCACAGATGCTGTCAGGAAGG agctggaggagttgcGGAGGCTGCTGCCTGAGATGGTGCGGTTCGAACCCACGTGGGAGGAGCTGGAGCTCTACAAGGATGGGGGCGTGGCCATCGTGGACCAGTGGATCTGTGCGCACGCCCG GTTTTTTATCGGCACATCAGTCTCCACGTTCTCCTTTCGAATTCACGAGGAGAGGGAGATCCTGGGCTTGGACCCCAAGACAACATACAACCGGTTCTGCGGGGACGAGGAGAAGGCGTGTGAGCAGCCCACTCATTGGAGGATTGCATACTGA